AAAGGCCTGGATTACCATCAAGGGCCTGACCACGCAGGCGGGGACTACCCGCCAGGAATGGGAATACGAGATTCCTCCCGGGGATGCCGAATCGCTGCTGGCACTGTGCACGGATACCCCGATCCGCAAAACCCGGTACGAGGTGCCCTCCGGGCGCCACGTGTTTGAAGTGGATGAATTCCGGGATGCAAACGCCGGCCTGGTCCTGGCAGAGGTGGAACTCGCACGTGCCGATGAAGATTTTTCCAGGCCCGAATGGCTTGGGAAGGAGGTAACCGGCAATCCGGCTTATTACAATTCGCAATTAAGCATCAAACCCTAT
This genomic window from Robiginitalea biformata HTCC2501 contains:
- a CDS encoding CYTH domain-containing protein produces the protein MLEIERKFLVVSGAYRDHATSRREMVQGFLSTDPERTIRVRRSGEKAWITIKGLTTQAGTTRQEWEYEIPPGDAESLLALCTDTPIRKTRYEVPSGRHVFEVDEFRDANAGLVLAEVELARADEDFSRPEWLGKEVTGNPAYYNSQLSIKPYSTWND